In the genome of Bradyrhizobium arachidis, one region contains:
- a CDS encoding type II toxin-antitoxin system Y4mF family antitoxin — translation MLTRTAADLGAVIRDRRKRLKLDQSTLAKKVGVSRQWLIEVEHGHPRAELGLILRVLDALGIKLDADSNPSAARGVPKTAVDLDAIVAKAKKGKP, via the coding sequence ATGCTTACACGTACCGCAGCCGATCTTGGCGCCGTCATCCGCGACCGGCGCAAACGCCTCAAGCTCGATCAGTCGACGCTGGCCAAAAAGGTTGGTGTCAGTCGCCAATGGCTCATTGAAGTCGAGCATGGACATCCGCGCGCAGAACTCGGGCTAATCCTCCGCGTCCTCGATGCTCTCGGCATTAAGCTCGATGCAGACAGCAATCCCTCCGCGGCCCGCGGCGTCCCGAAAACCGCCGTCGATCTGGACGCCATCGTGGCGAAAGCCAAAAAAGGCAAGCCTTAA
- the nodU gene encoding nodulation protein NodU, producing the protein MRICGIKLTHDGAVALVEDGRLVFCVEQEKRDNNPRYQKLHNLDAVVIALAEHGLDPRDVDRFVIDGWWGESESQFQVLSGTASITLKGAPYVEGDADGLLIAHDGAGLILKGSAFPYKSYPHVTGHVASAYCTSPFAKAGQPAFCLVWDGASFPRLYHVERHAARFVECLFPLIGHAYAAAGYHFGPYKQANRIKWDLGVAGKLMAYIALGSVDESIVEVFQELYEKHFSMFTEPVGRCSEDAALEPVHAFFDACVLRLKAKAPADVLASFHCFQERLLVSKLASAVQRHSRLPARNLCIVGGCGLNIKWNSALRAAGLFDAIWVPPFPNDSGSAIGAACSALAADQGFVPLEWSVYSGPAVERGDMPPGWGGSPCSMRELATILASNKPVIFLAGRAELGPRALGSRSILAAATSPQMKDRLNDIKLREHFRPVAPICLEDRAPDIFNPGTPDPYMLFEHLTRAEWRDKIPAVVHLDGSARLQTICRTSRHKIAELLVEYEGLTGIPLLCNTSANHNGRGFFPNAASACQWSRVDHVWCDGMLWTRREGGD; encoded by the coding sequence ATGCGAATCTGCGGTATCAAACTGACTCATGATGGAGCAGTCGCCCTTGTCGAGGACGGAAGGCTGGTCTTTTGTGTGGAGCAGGAAAAGCGGGACAATAATCCGCGATATCAAAAACTCCACAATCTCGATGCGGTTGTTATCGCCTTGGCAGAACACGGTTTGGATCCGCGGGACGTTGACCGGTTCGTCATCGATGGATGGTGGGGCGAGAGTGAGTCACAATTTCAGGTTCTCAGCGGGACTGCATCCATTACCCTTAAAGGGGCGCCGTATGTTGAGGGCGATGCCGACGGCCTCCTCATAGCGCACGACGGCGCTGGGCTGATCCTCAAGGGAAGCGCCTTCCCTTATAAAAGCTATCCGCATGTTACAGGTCATGTGGCTTCCGCTTATTGTACCAGTCCTTTCGCCAAGGCCGGGCAACCCGCGTTCTGTCTGGTTTGGGACGGCGCCTCCTTTCCACGGCTCTACCATGTAGAACGCCACGCAGCCAGGTTCGTCGAGTGCCTCTTTCCGCTGATCGGGCATGCTTATGCTGCCGCAGGCTATCACTTCGGACCATACAAGCAGGCTAACCGGATCAAGTGGGACCTCGGTGTTGCGGGCAAGTTGATGGCCTACATTGCGCTCGGTTCGGTCGATGAAAGCATCGTCGAGGTGTTTCAGGAGCTCTATGAAAAGCACTTTAGCATGTTCACGGAGCCAGTCGGTCGTTGCAGCGAGGACGCCGCGCTTGAGCCTGTCCATGCGTTCTTCGATGCCTGCGTGTTACGGTTAAAGGCCAAAGCCCCCGCAGATGTGCTTGCATCCTTTCATTGCTTTCAAGAGCGTCTGCTCGTTAGCAAACTGGCGAGTGCTGTACAGAGACATTCGAGGCTTCCCGCGCGCAATCTGTGCATAGTCGGTGGCTGCGGTCTCAACATAAAATGGAATAGTGCTCTACGAGCTGCCGGCTTGTTCGATGCTATCTGGGTGCCACCCTTTCCGAATGACAGTGGCTCGGCAATAGGTGCTGCTTGCTCCGCATTGGCGGCGGACCAAGGTTTTGTACCATTGGAATGGTCCGTCTATAGTGGTCCAGCCGTGGAACGAGGCGACATGCCGCCCGGATGGGGCGGCTCACCATGCAGCATGCGTGAACTTGCAACCATCCTCGCCAGCAACAAACCCGTGATTTTTCTTGCCGGCCGCGCGGAGCTTGGACCTCGGGCTCTCGGTAGCAGAAGCATACTGGCCGCGGCGACATCGCCGCAAATGAAGGACCGTCTCAACGACATCAAACTTCGCGAGCACTTCCGGCCTGTAGCGCCAATATGCCTGGAGGATCGGGCGCCGGATATTTTTAATCCCGGAACGCCAGACCCTTACATGCTTTTCGAGCACCTAACACGAGCAGAATGGCGGGATAAGATCCCCGCTGTTGTGCATCTGGACGGATCTGCGCGATTGCAGACCATTTGCAGGACCTCTCGGCACAAGATCGCCGAACTTCTCGTCGAATACGAAGGCCTCACAGGCATTCCGCTACTATGTAACACCAGCGCCAATCACAATGGACGCGGTTTTTTCCCGAATGCGGCATCTGCCTGCCAGTGGAGCCGTGTTGACCACGTGTGGTGCGATGGCATGCTGTGGACGAGACGCGAGGGCGGCGACTGA
- a CDS encoding HAD family hydrolase, which yields MKPALVFDWNGTLLDDTYALLETTNVILDRFGRPSIDIKTFRDRCDVPLSRLYLSLGMSREEIEAVERDDGALFHDLYEPLADKADLREGARRVLEMARRQSALLIILSNHIVAPLQSQLRRLGVDHYVTDVLAFESRATQYKSMSKGERLRLYMQRYDLKPASTFIIGDMPVETDIAHNLGLTSISITGGFVSTSRLQAARPDYTINNHHELPPILQSRGYFSEC from the coding sequence ATGAAACCCGCTCTCGTATTTGACTGGAACGGAACACTGCTCGATGACACCTATGCGCTGCTCGAAACGACCAATGTCATTTTGGATCGCTTTGGTCGTCCGAGCATCGATATAAAGACCTTTCGGGATCGTTGTGATGTTCCCCTCTCTCGTCTCTACCTTAGCCTTGGAATGTCGCGCGAAGAGATTGAGGCAGTGGAGCGTGACGATGGCGCACTGTTTCACGACTTATACGAGCCTCTTGCGGACAAGGCCGATCTACGTGAGGGGGCGCGCAGAGTGCTCGAGATGGCGCGACGACAATCCGCTCTACTCATCATCCTCAGCAACCACATAGTCGCGCCTTTACAGTCCCAGCTGAGGAGGCTTGGAGTAGATCACTACGTCACCGATGTGCTCGCTTTTGAAAGCCGCGCCACGCAATACAAATCGATGAGCAAAGGAGAGCGGCTTCGGCTTTATATGCAACGGTACGACCTGAAGCCCGCATCAACCTTCATCATCGGCGATATGCCCGTAGAGACTGATATTGCACATAATCTCGGCCTGACAAGCATATCCATTACCGGAGGATTTGTTTCGACCTCGCGCCTGCAAGCCGCGCGTCCAGATTACACGATCAACAACCATCACGAGCTGCCGCCCATCCTGCAAAGCCGTGGCTACTTTTCGGAATGCTAA
- a CDS encoding dihydrodipicolinate synthase family protein, producing the protein MRNAKTPIYRGLFPVAPTPFTEAGDLDLQGQRRVLDCMIDQGVDGICILANYSEQFLLSDQERNILVELCLSHVAGRKPVMVTCSHFSTQIAVQRARYAAERGASLLMLMPPYHGASLKADDGAMIGHFGRVADAAGIPIMVQDAPLSGVTLTVPFLVRLACEVPLARYFKIEVPFAAAKLRSLIELGGEAIIGPFDGEEAITMMADLDAGATGTMSSALLPDLLRPVLDHHKAGRRQEAALAYAKVLPLINFENRQCGLRAAKSVMAEGGVIKCEAVRHPLDGLHPATRAGLIELAHELNPLALRWGH; encoded by the coding sequence ATGAGAAATGCGAAAACTCCCATCTATCGCGGCTTGTTCCCGGTCGCTCCAACGCCGTTCACGGAGGCTGGAGATCTCGATCTCCAAGGGCAGCGGCGCGTGCTGGATTGCATGATCGATCAAGGCGTGGACGGAATCTGCATTCTAGCCAACTATTCCGAGCAGTTCCTGCTGTCTGATCAAGAACGCAACATTCTAGTCGAGCTCTGTCTTTCGCATGTCGCGGGCCGCAAGCCAGTCATGGTGACCTGCAGCCATTTCAGCACTCAGATTGCGGTGCAACGCGCCCGCTATGCGGCCGAACGTGGCGCAAGCCTCCTCATGCTGATGCCGCCTTATCATGGTGCAAGCCTCAAGGCGGATGACGGGGCCATGATTGGTCATTTCGGCAGGGTCGCAGACGCGGCAGGGATTCCAATCATGGTCCAGGACGCGCCGCTCTCCGGCGTTACATTGACGGTCCCGTTTCTCGTCCGCCTCGCTTGTGAGGTGCCGCTCGCCCGATATTTCAAGATCGAGGTCCCGTTTGCTGCTGCCAAGTTGCGCAGTCTGATCGAGCTCGGCGGGGAGGCCATCATTGGTCCTTTTGACGGGGAGGAGGCCATCACCATGATGGCAGACCTCGACGCCGGTGCGACCGGAACGATGTCGAGTGCGCTGCTGCCCGATCTGCTTCGCCCGGTGCTCGATCACCACAAAGCGGGACGCAGGCAGGAAGCCGCTCTTGCCTATGCAAAGGTGCTCCCGCTCATCAATTTCGAGAACCGCCAGTGCGGCCTGCGCGCTGCCAAGAGCGTCATGGCTGAAGGTGGTGTGATCAAATGCGAAGCGGTGCGGCATCCGCTCGATGGCCTCCATCCGGCGACGAGAGCTGGATTGATCGAGCTTGCGCACGAGCTCAACCCGTTGGCTCTTCGCTGGGGACATTGA
- a CDS encoding NAD(P)-dependent oxidoreductase, which produces MGTGIGISLLRQQRELHIKVNKKRFGADRLISAGAREHTSIAELAQHVSVVVLSLPSSREVEMVCLDDDGLFVHMSRGGLIIDCTTSYPASTIALAKKAQRRGLSFIDAPVTRSPEQAELGLLNAMVGSDTTLFPVAERILAAFCETVTHVGDVGHGHKLKLVYNSMTMGIAAVAAEVCQFADSLQIDLVTLRSLVSRGSTNSGIFQAFAAFLLGEKPDALAISIANAAKDIECAVRLARESAVSVRVLDAAAQELNLSVVAGKGELTLPHLALS; this is translated from the coding sequence ATGGGAACGGGTATAGGCATCAGCCTGCTGCGTCAGCAACGCGAACTCCACATCAAAGTCAACAAAAAGCGGTTCGGTGCCGATCGCCTGATAAGTGCAGGGGCCCGCGAACATACGTCGATCGCTGAGTTGGCGCAGCATGTAAGTGTGGTGGTGTTGTCCTTACCGTCCAGCCGCGAAGTTGAGATGGTGTGCCTTGATGACGATGGACTATTTGTCCACATGTCACGAGGAGGCTTGATAATTGATTGTACAACCTCGTATCCCGCCTCGACTATTGCATTGGCGAAAAAGGCGCAAAGACGAGGTCTAAGCTTTATTGATGCTCCCGTAACACGAAGCCCCGAGCAAGCGGAGCTCGGCCTTCTCAATGCGATGGTTGGATCGGATACAACACTCTTTCCCGTTGCTGAACGCATTCTTGCTGCGTTTTGCGAGACCGTGACGCATGTTGGAGATGTCGGACACGGCCACAAGCTCAAGCTTGTTTACAACAGCATGACTATGGGCATAGCTGCCGTCGCCGCTGAGGTCTGCCAATTCGCGGATAGTCTTCAGATAGATCTTGTAACACTACGGTCTTTGGTCAGTCGGGGCTCTACGAACAGTGGAATATTCCAAGCCTTCGCCGCTTTTTTGTTGGGAGAGAAACCGGATGCACTGGCAATCTCGATTGCAAATGCTGCAAAGGACATCGAGTGTGCTGTGCGCCTAGCGCGCGAGAGTGCCGTTTCCGTGCGGGTCCTGGATGCTGCCGCACAGGAACTCAACCTCTCAGTTGTCGCAGGCAAAGGTGAACTGACCCTACCACATTTGGCCCTATCGTAA
- a CDS encoding tyrosine-type recombinase/integrase, which yields MKGKSKRARNARPKLEIDKLKAVFATPPFNNCAGWDRLTEPSIENVPVIFHCALYFVPILIYYTGCRREELCGLMVDDVIVDNGNIPYLHIAKNARRRIKNDQSQRNIPLHPEVLRLNFLQYLRAIKALGYGLLFPDLFSPSSRSPLGDRFYKEFKPILQAAGVNEKGLGAHAVRHLFGAQLKKRMVTEEERADLLGHGGESETSERYCEPHEVATLMQFVMKLPVITADLEPQDIHLLPWVAERQVAPFSQPSRSKSAGATILSRERHLQDAVILDVSQVTQASSESCSVRLIADEARVCAPLLYAAHSDHRAVEAPKYDGDSSQQTVNPRLGKTEGKNP from the coding sequence GTGAAAGGAAAGAGTAAGCGGGCACGAAACGCCCGGCCAAAGCTCGAAATCGATAAACTGAAAGCCGTTTTTGCGACGCCGCCCTTCAATAATTGCGCTGGATGGGATCGCCTGACCGAGCCCAGCATCGAGAATGTCCCGGTCATATTTCACTGCGCTCTCTACTTTGTGCCTATCTTGATCTACTATACAGGCTGCCGACGCGAGGAGCTTTGCGGCTTGATGGTCGACGATGTCATCGTTGACAACGGCAATATTCCGTATCTTCACATCGCCAAGAATGCGCGCAGACGCATTAAAAACGACCAGTCTCAGCGCAACATTCCTTTGCATCCGGAAGTGCTCCGGCTCAATTTCCTTCAGTATCTCCGGGCCATCAAGGCTCTCGGATACGGCCTATTGTTCCCTGATCTGTTTTCGCCCTCTAGTCGTTCGCCTCTTGGTGATCGCTTCTATAAGGAGTTCAAGCCCATTCTGCAGGCAGCCGGCGTCAACGAAAAAGGATTGGGTGCTCACGCAGTTCGGCATCTGTTTGGCGCTCAACTCAAAAAGAGAATGGTCACTGAAGAAGAGCGCGCCGATCTGCTTGGTCACGGCGGTGAATCGGAGACATCTGAGCGCTATTGTGAGCCTCACGAAGTCGCCACCCTGATGCAGTTTGTGATGAAATTACCAGTCATCACGGCAGATTTGGAACCGCAGGACATTCACCTTTTACCTTGGGTAGCCGAACGGCAGGTTGCGCCGTTCTCGCAGCCCTCACGTTCGAAAAGCGCCGGTGCGACTATTTTGTCTCGCGAGCGACATCTCCAGGACGCCGTGATTCTCGACGTTTCTCAGGTGACGCAGGCTAGTTCAGAAAGCTGCTCGGTCAGACTCATAGCCGATGAGGCCCGGGTCTGCGCCCCTCTGCTGTATGCCGCTCACAGCGACCATCGCGCCGTAGAAGCACCCAAGTACGACGGCGACAGCTCTCAGCAGACGGTAAATCCGCGTCTCGGAAAGACGGAAGGGAAAAACCCATAG
- a CDS encoding type II toxin-antitoxin system HipA family toxin: MAELIALLDGNEVGRVRSDARGRLTFVYDNAWRNAEGAYPLSLSMPLAAEEHGPAAIQAFLWGLLPANEQVLERWAMKFQVSARNVFALISNVGQDCAGAVQFVTPDRLEALKTGRDDKIEWLDEPETANRLQALREDHAAWRLPGDTGQFSLAGAQPKTALVLKDGKWGIPSGRIPTTHILKPPTGHFDGHAENEHICLRLARELGLPAAETKVMRFEKEIAIVVERYDRQVSGNDIIRVHQEDICQAMGILPTKKYQNEGGPTSADVIELLRTYSTDRDADLETFVSALGFNWLIGGSDAHAKNYSLLLASGPHVRLAPLYDIASILPYDHVDPRKVKLAMKVGGEYKLDQIGLRQWQKFSRETRADADVVTATLISMAGQIPDLVNDTRARAQKEGLENAVIERLAAALTKRAQDCERVLKGT; encoded by the coding sequence ATGGCCGAGCTCATTGCACTCTTGGACGGCAACGAAGTCGGTCGTGTCCGAAGTGATGCACGCGGCCGGCTGACCTTTGTCTATGACAATGCATGGCGCAACGCTGAGGGAGCCTATCCTCTCTCGCTTTCGATGCCGCTTGCCGCTGAGGAGCATGGTCCAGCCGCCATTCAGGCCTTCCTGTGGGGGCTGCTTCCCGCCAATGAGCAGGTGCTCGAGCGTTGGGCCATGAAATTTCAGGTATCAGCGCGCAACGTGTTTGCTCTCATCTCGAACGTCGGTCAGGATTGCGCAGGCGCCGTTCAGTTTGTCACGCCCGATCGACTGGAGGCCCTGAAAACGGGCCGAGATGACAAGATCGAATGGCTTGACGAGCCGGAAACAGCAAACCGGCTTCAAGCCTTACGAGAGGATCATGCTGCCTGGCGTCTGCCCGGCGATACGGGTCAATTCAGCCTTGCGGGCGCCCAGCCTAAAACTGCTCTTGTCCTCAAAGACGGCAAATGGGGCATTCCGTCCGGCCGCATACCGACCACCCACATTTTGAAACCGCCGACAGGCCACTTCGATGGTCACGCCGAGAACGAGCATATCTGCCTGCGGCTCGCGCGAGAACTCGGGCTGCCGGCCGCTGAAACCAAGGTGATGCGCTTCGAAAAGGAAATCGCAATCGTCGTTGAACGCTACGACCGGCAAGTTAGTGGGAACGACATCATTCGGGTTCACCAGGAAGATATTTGCCAGGCCATGGGCATCCTGCCGACCAAGAAATACCAGAACGAGGGAGGACCAACGTCTGCTGACGTGATCGAGCTCTTACGGACATACTCGACGGACCGCGACGCTGACCTTGAGACGTTCGTCAGCGCTTTGGGCTTCAACTGGCTCATTGGCGGTTCCGACGCTCACGCCAAGAACTATTCCTTGCTTTTGGCTAGCGGCCCGCACGTACGGCTTGCGCCGCTCTACGACATAGCTAGCATTCTTCCTTACGATCACGTCGACCCGCGGAAGGTTAAGCTCGCCATGAAAGTCGGGGGCGAGTACAAGCTCGACCAAATTGGCTTGCGTCAATGGCAGAAGTTCTCGCGCGAAACGCGGGCTGATGCGGATGTGGTCACTGCTACTCTTATCTCCATGGCTGGGCAGATCCCCGACCTCGTTAACGACACCCGCGCGCGCGCGCAAAAGGAGGGATTGGAGAACGCCGTTATCGAGCGATTGGCAGCGGCTTTGACCAAACGAGCTCAGGACTGCGAACGCGTTCTGAAGGGAACCTAA
- a CDS encoding type I restriction endonuclease subunit R, whose product MSSRSKHSELRFEDAIELELLARGYDKRKPETFATTLGLFPADVVEYIKTSQPKKWQKLSDIQRDAAEATLLDALNKELTTKGSLHVLRHGFKCFGTTFQMAAFKPASGMNPDTIAAYEQNILTITRQVKFNPDTEQSVDVVLAVNGIPVVTAELKNPMTGQNVEHAKHQYASNRDPRLTLFRFKERSLVHFAVDPDLVFMTTKLEGRSTAWLPFNRGYCNGAGNPPGEGGNYRTAYLWEEALTRESLLDILARFVHLQIDERQIRTDKGVRTVRKETMIFPRYHQLAVVRRLVDHAQANSSGRNYLIQHSAGSGKSNSIAWLAHHLAGLHDVKDQKVFDTVVVITDRLVLDQQLQDTIYQFEHKKGVVEKIDEDTQQLAKALANRVPIIISTIQKFPFITGAIATLGKKGDQVAIDSANRRYAIIVDEAHSSSAGETAQALRGILNKEGIEAAVAAQLLDDQDDSDLTPEARENMLREMAKRPRQPNLSYFAFTATPKFKTKALFDEPGDDGKSPFHLYSMRQAIQEGFIMDVLANYTTYKAYFGLVKEVADDPEVPEREAAKALARFLAFHPHNLRQKVEVIVEHFRTFTRHKIGGRAKAMVVTGSRLHAVRYKQGIDKYILEKGYTDIKTLVAFSGTVEDPELEGKTYTEVGMNGGIRESELPEKFSGEEYQVLIVAEKYQTGFDQPLLHTMYVDKRLDHIQAVQTLSRLNRRAAGKDDTFVLDFVNERDEILKAFKPYYEATEIGEMPDVHQLYAIQHELEASPVINQPEITQFCEIWFRNRREPTAGEHKQLNGFLDQAVIRFGQLNDADKKAFKSKLVSFRNLYAFLAQIIPYQDSDLEKLYTYARFLLLKLPRRAEGPGYELEDEVALRFYRLQKISEGGIDLEEGEAEPLKGPTEVGTRGAEDKSVVLSKLVDKLNERFGTEFKQADQLFFDQIAEAAVDNETLQTAAKVNSLDNFKPVFDRLLEGLFIDRMDGNEEIFDKIMNDPVFRGLASEQLMREVYERLRGRPNM is encoded by the coding sequence ATGAGCAGCCGAAGCAAACACAGCGAGTTGCGCTTCGAGGACGCCATTGAACTGGAGTTGCTCGCGCGCGGTTACGATAAACGCAAGCCGGAAACTTTTGCCACTACGCTCGGCCTATTCCCCGCCGACGTGGTCGAATACATCAAGACTTCCCAACCCAAGAAATGGCAGAAGCTATCTGACATCCAGCGCGATGCCGCCGAAGCGACCTTACTCGATGCACTGAACAAGGAGCTGACAACAAAGGGCAGCCTGCACGTTCTTCGCCATGGCTTCAAATGCTTCGGCACGACCTTTCAGATGGCCGCGTTCAAGCCCGCGAGCGGAATGAATCCTGATACTATCGCGGCGTACGAGCAGAACATCCTCACGATCACACGGCAGGTGAAGTTCAACCCGGACACCGAACAAAGTGTCGACGTGGTTCTGGCGGTCAACGGCATTCCGGTTGTCACGGCAGAACTAAAAAACCCGATGACAGGCCAGAACGTCGAGCACGCCAAGCATCAATACGCCAGTAATCGTGATCCACGCCTTACACTCTTCCGCTTCAAGGAGCGGAGCCTTGTGCATTTCGCGGTCGATCCTGACCTTGTGTTTATGACCACCAAACTTGAAGGCAGAAGCACGGCCTGGCTTCCCTTCAATCGGGGTTATTGCAACGGCGCGGGCAACCCTCCAGGCGAAGGCGGCAATTATCGGACCGCCTATCTGTGGGAAGAAGCGCTCACCCGTGAAAGCCTGCTGGATATTCTCGCGCGGTTTGTCCACCTGCAGATCGATGAACGCCAAATCCGCACCGACAAAGGTGTGCGGACAGTGCGTAAGGAGACAATGATCTTCCCGCGCTATCACCAGCTTGCGGTTGTTCGTAGGCTCGTTGATCACGCTCAGGCCAATAGCTCGGGGCGTAATTACCTGATCCAGCATTCGGCCGGTTCTGGCAAGTCGAACTCGATCGCCTGGCTCGCGCATCATTTGGCAGGACTGCACGACGTCAAGGATCAGAAGGTGTTCGATACAGTGGTCGTCATCACGGACCGGCTCGTATTGGACCAGCAGCTACAAGATACCATCTACCAATTCGAGCACAAAAAAGGCGTCGTCGAGAAAATCGACGAGGACACGCAACAACTCGCCAAGGCGCTCGCAAACCGGGTGCCGATCATTATCTCGACGATACAGAAGTTCCCGTTCATCACGGGCGCGATTGCGACACTTGGCAAGAAAGGCGACCAGGTAGCAATCGATTCAGCTAATCGGCGCTATGCGATCATCGTCGATGAAGCTCATTCGTCGTCAGCTGGCGAAACGGCCCAGGCACTTCGGGGCATTCTCAACAAGGAAGGTATTGAAGCAGCCGTCGCGGCGCAACTTCTTGATGACCAGGATGACAGCGATCTTACCCCGGAGGCACGGGAGAACATGCTGCGGGAGATGGCGAAACGTCCGCGGCAGCCGAATCTTTCCTACTTCGCGTTCACCGCCACACCGAAGTTCAAAACCAAAGCCCTGTTCGATGAACCGGGTGACGATGGCAAATCGCCGTTCCACCTTTACAGCATGCGCCAAGCCATCCAGGAAGGCTTTATTATGGACGTGCTGGCGAACTACACCACCTACAAGGCCTATTTTGGTCTCGTGAAGGAAGTGGCGGATGACCCCGAAGTGCCGGAGCGAGAAGCGGCCAAGGCACTCGCGAGATTCCTTGCCTTCCACCCTCACAACCTCCGTCAAAAAGTCGAAGTCATCGTCGAGCACTTTCGTACATTCACCCGTCACAAGATCGGCGGTCGTGCAAAAGCAATGGTTGTCACCGGCTCGCGACTTCATGCGGTGCGCTACAAGCAGGGGATAGACAAATACATCCTAGAAAAAGGCTATACCGACATAAAAACGTTGGTGGCTTTCTCAGGTACAGTCGAAGACCCGGAGCTTGAGGGCAAAACCTATACCGAAGTGGGCATGAACGGCGGCATACGCGAATCCGAGTTGCCTGAGAAATTCAGCGGCGAAGAATACCAGGTGCTCATTGTTGCCGAAAAATACCAGACGGGTTTCGATCAGCCCCTGCTGCACACGATGTATGTCGACAAACGCCTTGACCACATTCAGGCCGTTCAGACCCTTTCGCGTCTGAACCGGCGAGCAGCAGGGAAGGACGACACCTTCGTGCTGGATTTTGTCAACGAACGCGATGAAATCCTCAAGGCATTCAAGCCATATTACGAGGCGACCGAGATCGGCGAAATGCCGGATGTCCACCAGCTCTATGCAATCCAGCATGAGCTTGAAGCCTCTCCGGTGATAAACCAGCCTGAAATCACCCAGTTCTGCGAGATATGGTTTCGTAACCGCCGCGAACCCACGGCCGGTGAACACAAGCAACTGAATGGCTTTCTCGATCAAGCCGTCATTCGCTTCGGGCAACTGAATGACGCCGACAAGAAAGCATTCAAATCCAAGCTTGTGAGCTTTCGGAATCTGTATGCCTTCCTTGCGCAGATTATCCCTTATCAGGACTCCGATCTTGAGAAGCTCTACACGTATGCCCGCTTCCTTCTCCTGAAATTGCCTCGCCGCGCGGAAGGGCCAGGCTACGAACTTGAGGACGAGGTCGCACTCCGGTTCTATCGACTGCAAAAAATCAGCGAAGGCGGCATCGATCTGGAGGAGGGTGAAGCCGAGCCACTAAAGGGTCCAACAGAAGTCGGAACGCGAGGCGCGGAAGACAAAAGCGTGGTGCTGTCCAAATTGGTGGACAAGCTAAATGAGCGGTTCGGGACTGAATTCAAACAGGCCGACCAACTCTTTTTCGATCAGATTGCCGAGGCGGCAGTTGACAACGAAACCCTGCAAACGGCAGCGAAGGTCAATTCACTCGACAATTTCAAACCAGTGTTCGACAGGCTTCTCGAAGGCCTTTTCATCGACCGCATGGACGGAAACGAGGAAATCTTCGATAAGATCATGAATGATCCGGTGTTCCGGGGTCTGGCTTCTGAACAGCTGATGCGCGAGGTCTACGAACGGCTTCGCGGGCGACCGAATATGTGA
- a CDS encoding DUF6538 domain-containing protein, which produces MAVHIFRREATYYWRRRTPIALAKVICRPHVFMSLRTTSLVLARRLASKLDGIFEDAAMLAEEARLDLSQAQLDGMLRSVVTKHLGKLERVAAAAKSFEGFDPDKGYA; this is translated from the coding sequence ATGGCTGTCCACATCTTTCGCCGTGAAGCAACCTACTATTGGCGGCGGCGAACCCCCATTGCCCTTGCCAAGGTTATCTGTCGTCCGCATGTTTTTATGAGCTTGAGGACAACCAGCCTCGTTCTAGCTCGGAGGCTCGCGTCCAAGTTGGACGGGATATTCGAAGACGCCGCAATGCTCGCAGAAGAGGCCAGACTAGATCTGTCGCAAGCCCAGCTTGATGGGATGTTGCGGTCTGTCGTGACCAAACATCTTGGCAAGCTCGAACGGGTTGCCGCGGCTGCCAAGAGCTTCGAAGGGTTCGACCCTGACAAGGGCTATGCTTGA